The Clostridium sp. AWRP genome has a window encoding:
- a CDS encoding YARHG domain-containing protein — MAKCRECGTEINENDKFCVYCGAKQEKGHEGEEDKNDNTKYYGKENSDYKKENKKHEDSLKHSDTFDFSSSHEQKRTDRKDKEEFTRELGDTPLKDKRPLNFKMIGITILTIIVFVVSFKMISSLISKGPSKNVSNVESKQNVSSDSNNNYENGSDNNSGEYVIPYSNTRALTSIDLKGMSKKQMALARNEIFARHGYTFPTEPYKSYFASKSWYKPNPKYTNDGKELSALERHNVKVILTAEGRGKYVSPGYDADYYKK; from the coding sequence ATGGCTAAATGTAGAGAATGTGGTACGGAGATTAATGAAAATGATAAGTTTTGTGTATACTGCGGTGCAAAACAGGAAAAGGGACATGAAGGAGAAGAGGATAAAAATGATAATACAAAATATTATGGGAAAGAAAATAGTGACTATAAAAAAGAAAATAAAAAGCATGAAGATAGCTTAAAGCACAGCGATACTTTTGATTTTAGTTCATCTCATGAACAAAAGAGGACAGATAGAAAAGATAAAGAGGAATTTACCCGGGAGTTAGGTGATACTCCACTTAAGGATAAACGGCCGTTGAATTTTAAAATGATAGGTATAACTATCTTAACTATAATTGTATTTGTTGTTTCCTTTAAGATGATATCCTCACTTATAAGTAAAGGCCCCAGCAAAAATGTTTCAAATGTGGAATCCAAACAGAATGTTTCTTCCGATTCAAATAACAATTATGAAAATGGTTCAGATAACAATTCAGGAGAATATGTGATACCTTACAGTAATACAAGGGCACTTACTAGTATTGATCTCAAAGGTATGAGTAAAAAACAGATGGCACTTGCTAGAAATGAAATATTTGCAAGGCATGGTTACACATTTCCTACAGAACCATATAAGAGTTATTTTGCAAGTAAGTCCTGGTATAAGCCTAATCCTAAGTATACCAATGATGGCAAGGAACTTTCTGCACTTGAGAGGCATAATGTAAAAGTCATATTAACAGCAGAAGGTCGTGGAAAATATGTATCACCTGGATATGATGCAGATTATTATAAGAAATAG
- a CDS encoding ABC transporter substrate-binding protein has product MFKSNKKFILLIMITITVFLAGCGASNTSNSNTDSSSKSESIKNTTYPLKLKDSTNTEITIQSEPKKVVSLSPNVTETIYALNKQNVLVGRTDFCTYPTQASKIPSVGTITDPSVEKIVELKPDVVIASNLTKPDILKKLQQLNIKVLTISKNESFENTYNNIENIGKIVNANKKAYSIVSNMKAKVKIVQEKIKGKGTPTVYYVVSYGTSGDFTAGKDTFIGKMIEMAGGKNAASDVTGWNYSLEKLVEKNPDILICSNKFNSKNGIKATKGYKDLDAVKKNKLFEIDEDIISRQGPRLADGLEALAKIIHPEAF; this is encoded by the coding sequence ATGTTTAAGAGTAACAAAAAATTTATTTTACTAATTATGATTACGATTACGGTGTTTTTGGCGGGATGTGGAGCATCTAATACAAGCAATTCTAATACAGACAGCAGCAGTAAAAGTGAATCTATTAAAAATACCACTTATCCTTTAAAATTAAAAGATTCAACTAATACGGAAATTACAATTCAAAGTGAGCCTAAGAAGGTGGTATCCTTATCTCCTAATGTTACAGAAACAATCTATGCATTAAACAAACAAAATGTTTTGGTAGGTAGAACTGATTTTTGCACGTACCCTACACAAGCTTCTAAAATACCATCTGTTGGTACTATAACTGACCCAAGTGTTGAAAAAATTGTTGAACTTAAACCTGATGTGGTAATAGCTTCTAATTTAACTAAACCGGACATTTTAAAAAAGCTGCAGCAGCTTAATATAAAGGTTTTAACTATTTCAAAAAATGAAAGCTTTGAAAATACTTATAATAATATAGAAAATATAGGAAAAATAGTGAACGCTAATAAAAAGGCATATAGTATAGTTTCAAATATGAAAGCAAAGGTTAAAATTGTACAAGAAAAGATAAAAGGAAAGGGTACCCCTACAGTATATTATGTGGTAAGTTATGGTACAAGTGGTGATTTTACTGCAGGAAAAGATACTTTTATAGGCAAGATGATTGAAATGGCAGGAGGCAAAAATGCTGCTTCTGATGTTACAGGTTGGAATTACAGTCTTGAAAAACTTGTTGAAAAAAATCCTGATATACTTATATGTTCCAATAAATTTAATAGTAAAAATGGAATTAAGGCTACAAAGGGTTATAAAGATTTGGATGCTGTAAAGAAAAATAAACTTTTCGAAATTGATGAAGATATTATAAGCAGACAGGGACCTAGACTTGCAGATGGGTTAGAAGCTCTGGCAAAGATAATTCATCCTGAAGCATTTTAA
- a CDS encoding vWA domain-containing protein: MVEKRVNLTMTVMSLIGGIIGFIIGEIFINAYKYKMSGSILMGFYFGIIALCIGTFCLVGEMINPRLNGVTWKNNYLKTSFKFLIPCTFVAIFVFGMLFQFIYESSGLKFQKVNDIVFVIDTSGSMANTDPKNERFSSVLNLMDNMNTQNRVSIYKFDDTSKRIIPMTEVSDYLKKNAEEELKQYETPSGNTNMGEAIDSAYDEINSTKKSGRKAAVILLSDGEDNFGLNKKFEETLKPFKDSNISIYTIGMSNENNFTTLKKIAKDTHGEYYNVKNASDLKGTFSKIYYATQQRLLVDRRDGLTESSTLYMILRVLLITIISGLITMSISFVFDNKNLLKRFLIGGITAGFLGGLIMEVGFLHSPDHGSLYRAILVIMIALIFTLIPVIVDIKDYSKSSYLRGNQRTSFDKTKGNTFR; the protein is encoded by the coding sequence TTGGTAGAAAAAAGAGTAAATTTAACTATGACCGTTATGAGTTTAATAGGAGGCATTATAGGATTTATTATAGGAGAAATTTTTATAAATGCTTATAAGTATAAGATGAGTGGAAGTATACTTATGGGGTTTTACTTTGGAATCATAGCACTTTGTATAGGTACTTTTTGTCTTGTAGGAGAGATGATAAATCCAAGGCTAAATGGAGTTACGTGGAAAAACAACTATTTAAAGACTTCTTTTAAGTTTTTGATTCCTTGTACTTTTGTTGCAATTTTTGTATTTGGCATGCTTTTTCAATTTATATATGAAAGCAGTGGATTGAAGTTTCAAAAGGTGAACGATATAGTTTTTGTAATAGATACGTCAGGAAGTATGGCAAATACTGATCCTAAAAATGAGAGATTTTCTTCGGTTTTAAATCTTATGGATAATATGAACACACAAAATAGGGTTTCAATATATAAGTTTGATGATACTTCAAAGAGAATAATACCTATGACAGAGGTTTCAGATTACCTTAAGAAAAATGCTGAGGAAGAGTTGAAACAATATGAAACTCCATCTGGAAATACCAACATGGGAGAAGCTATTGACAGTGCTTATGATGAAATAAATTCAACTAAAAAATCTGGAAGAAAGGCTGCGGTAATTTTACTTTCAGATGGTGAAGATAATTTTGGATTAAATAAAAAATTTGAGGAGACTCTTAAACCTTTTAAAGATTCAAATATATCTATTTATACAATAGGTATGTCTAATGAAAATAACTTTACTACCTTAAAGAAAATTGCAAAAGATACTCATGGAGAATATTATAATGTAAAAAATGCCAGTGATTTAAAGGGAACCTTTAGTAAGATATATTATGCAACGCAGCAGAGGTTATTAGTAGACAGAAGAGATGGATTAACTGAATCTTCTACTTTATATATGATACTTAGAGTACTTTTAATTACAATTATATCTGGACTTATAACAATGTCTATAAGTTTTGTATTTGATAATAAAAATTTACTTAAGAGATTTTTAATAGGTGGAATTACAGCTGGATTTTTAGGAGGACTTATCATGGAAGTAGGATTTTTACATTCTCCAGATCATGGTTCTCTTTATAGGGCGATTTTAGTTATTATGATTGCACTTATATTTACACTTATTCCAGTTATAGTTGATATAAAAGATTATTCTAAAAGCAGTTATTTGAGAGGAAATCAGAGGACTAGTTTTGACAAAACTAAAGGTAATACTTTTAGATAA
- a CDS encoding ABC transporter ATP-binding protein, producing MNNSNLCAVEVKNLNYSFDEVDILHDINIDFKKNKFYSIIGPNGSGKTTLLKNIAKTLKPYKSTVFIKDKDILDLKNKALARKLAVVPQNSDLDMDFSVQDIVLMGRAPYFSKLQSESENDYVIAKHAMEMTNTWKFHDKYINQLSGGEKQRVLIARALTQDTDIILLDEPISNLDIYHQIEILDNVKSLSKNITVIMVLHDLNFAAQYSDHVILVNSGRVVMQGTPLEVLTEENIKKVYKINVCMIKNPVTGKPYIIPVGQERD from the coding sequence ATGAATAATTCAAATTTGTGTGCAGTTGAAGTTAAAAATTTAAATTACAGTTTTGATGAAGTTGATATACTTCATGATATAAACATAGATTTTAAAAAAAATAAATTTTATTCGATTATAGGGCCTAATGGTTCCGGTAAAACTACTTTACTCAAAAATATTGCTAAAACTTTAAAGCCTTATAAGAGCACGGTTTTTATAAAAGATAAGGATATACTTGATTTGAAAAATAAGGCACTGGCAAGAAAACTTGCGGTAGTTCCCCAAAACAGTGATTTGGATATGGATTTTTCCGTACAAGATATAGTTTTAATGGGAAGAGCTCCTTATTTTTCGAAACTTCAAAGTGAATCAGAAAATGACTATGTTATTGCCAAACATGCTATGGAAATGACTAATACCTGGAAATTTCATGACAAATATATAAATCAGCTCAGTGGTGGAGAAAAGCAGAGAGTTTTAATAGCAAGGGCACTTACGCAAGATACGGATATTATACTGCTGGATGAACCCATATCTAATCTTGACATATACCATCAGATTGAAATTTTGGATAATGTTAAATCACTCAGCAAAAATATAACAGTTATAATGGTACTTCATGATTTAAATTTTGCAGCACAGTATAGTGATCATGTAATACTTGTAAATAGCGGAAGAGTTGTAATGCAGGGCACTCCCCTTGAAGTACTTACAGAGGAAAATATAAAAAAGGTGTATAAAATAAATGTATGCATGATAAAAAATCCAGTGACGGGGAAGCCCTATATAATACCAGTAGGCCAGGAAAGGGACTGA
- the ytaF gene encoding sporulation membrane protein YtaF, with product MHLLPSFLFALSANIDSFTVGISYGIKKMKISPLSTILIALIATAGTFLSMVLGKFLIKFMSENIANVIGSGFLILLGIWFIIDAVIKEHCNENKKLCNAENNILPYKNLLENPEIADVDNSGYIDVKESIFLAFALTINNVGVGIGASITGINILLATIFTFILSTTGLVSGCVIGSSCLSKFFGKYAPFVSGISIIILGIYELLI from the coding sequence ATGCACTTATTACCTTCATTTTTATTTGCCTTATCCGCAAATATAGACAGTTTCACTGTAGGGATATCCTATGGTATTAAAAAAATGAAAATTAGTCCATTAAGCACTATTCTAATAGCCCTAATTGCTACTGCAGGAACATTTCTATCTATGGTTCTAGGTAAATTTCTAATTAAGTTTATGTCTGAAAATATAGCCAATGTTATTGGCAGCGGTTTTTTGATATTATTGGGCATATGGTTTATAATTGACGCTGTTATAAAAGAGCACTGTAACGAAAACAAAAAACTGTGTAATGCTGAAAATAATATTTTACCCTATAAAAATCTTTTGGAAAATCCAGAAATAGCAGACGTTGACAATTCAGGCTATATAGATGTTAAAGAATCTATATTTCTAGCCTTCGCCCTCACAATAAATAATGTTGGAGTAGGTATAGGCGCAAGTATAACCGGTATCAACATATTACTTGCAACTATATTTACCTTCATTCTCAGTACAACAGGACTAGTTTCAGGATGCGTTATAGGAAGCAGCTGTTTGTCCAAATTTTTCGGAAAATATGCTCCTTTTGTATCTGGCATCAGTATTATAATTTTAGGTATCTATGAACTACTCATTTAA
- a CDS encoding putative ABC transporter permease, whose translation MHYTGYELFAFFLIYSFLGWVVEVLIVSLRKGDFVNRGMLNGPLCPVYGLSIILSLQFLEAANANPFALFVGNAVLATVVEYIDGGLLRRIIGRRLWNYDSPRFYVTFAFAYSGVSVLVISLLQPLVYTISQLIPHLLFCIILWILFVLLMVDVVASFVAAFHIRKQSRLELKVTAGLSNTKKIMGQRFFSRLQKRIYKAFPELENAKLEIIDVKVIDQKKFAEGICFEKLVWMFFISALAGDLIETAFVLVKSGKLMSRSSLIYGPFSVVWGLGGIIATVMLHRLIDKNDIYIFLGGFFLGGTYEYSCSVFTEKVLGARFWDYSSMPFNLDGRVNLLYCLFWGLLAIVWLKAIYPFVSKYIGKIPRVLGEVLTWCIVVFIVLNALVSAMALYYYSLRMAGISVSGKVELFFSIYYPDTLMKMIYPNAVLP comes from the coding sequence ATGCATTATACAGGATATGAGCTTTTTGCTTTTTTTCTGATTTATTCTTTTTTAGGATGGGTAGTAGAAGTCTTAATTGTGAGCTTACGAAAAGGTGATTTTGTTAATCGGGGGATGCTGAATGGGCCACTGTGCCCGGTCTATGGGTTAAGTATTATACTTAGTCTGCAATTTCTAGAGGCGGCCAATGCCAATCCTTTTGCATTGTTTGTCGGAAATGCCGTTCTGGCTACTGTGGTGGAGTATATTGATGGGGGGTTACTAAGACGGATAATCGGAAGACGCCTGTGGAATTATGATAGTCCAAGGTTCTACGTTACCTTTGCCTTTGCATATAGTGGTGTTTCTGTGCTGGTTATTTCCCTGCTGCAACCATTGGTTTATACAATAAGTCAGCTGATTCCACATTTATTATTTTGCATTATTCTCTGGATACTCTTTGTTTTACTGATGGTTGATGTTGTTGCCTCATTCGTGGCAGCATTCCATATTCGTAAACAAAGTAGATTAGAACTAAAGGTAACGGCAGGTTTGAGTAATACGAAGAAGATTATGGGACAACGTTTTTTTTCTAGATTGCAAAAGCGTATTTACAAAGCTTTCCCTGAGCTGGAGAATGCCAAACTGGAGATTATTGATGTTAAAGTTATAGATCAAAAAAAATTTGCGGAAGGCATTTGTTTTGAAAAACTGGTATGGATGTTTTTTATCAGTGCACTGGCAGGGGATTTGATTGAAACCGCATTTGTCTTGGTGAAGTCGGGTAAGTTGATGAGTCGCAGTAGTCTAATATATGGACCTTTCAGTGTGGTTTGGGGATTGGGTGGAATAATTGCCACAGTAATGCTTCATAGATTGATTGATAAAAATGACATATATATCTTTCTGGGAGGTTTCTTCCTAGGTGGCACCTATGAGTATTCGTGCAGTGTGTTTACAGAAAAGGTATTGGGTGCCCGTTTTTGGGATTATAGTAGCATGCCTTTTAATCTGGATGGTAGGGTGAATCTGCTTTACTGTCTGTTCTGGGGACTGCTTGCTATTGTATGGTTGAAGGCAATTTATCCATTTGTGAGTAAATATATTGGTAAAATCCCACGGGTGTTAGGGGAGGTGCTTACGTGGTGCATTGTAGTATTTATAGTGCTCAATGCATTGGTCTCAGCTATGGCACTATACTATTATAGTCTGCGGATGGCTGGTATATCTGTGAGTGGTAAAGTGGAATTGTTTTTTTCTATCTATTATCCAGATACTTTAATGAAAATGATTTATCCAAATGCGGTTTTACCATAA
- a CDS encoding GTPase domain-containing protein — protein MGIFKFFRNGNSEPRNTYEKATYERGPFMITCPFCFKKFKSDHVVFRASHSEKGDPEYEKVEDELLNRYYKKIGKGTLGPMNPVVKGQALPERNKTRVDKVLVEIKDKYDASTDERLCPYCHNDLPITSGRGPSKIISVIGASQVGKSVYMTTLLYVLEKYTCERIGASLIAGNSGYNDEIRENQERIFEKNLMLDPTPKQHIEPLIENLKFKEDKIPPLTLIFYDIPGEGMTDKTYMENHAEHIKNSDGIIFLVDPLQMRTLRKKLSIVNREKGDFTEKYQEPKDIIVYLFENFISKESKEKTHIPTAVVVTKSDMLENLKDEEYIGENSNIFKNYNHEGFFNLNEFENIDGEVRKFLLKADAPFKGAVDACFKTAGYFAVSSLGSNSNHLEIDRSSSINPIRVDEPFLWLLYKMNYLDGGRK, from the coding sequence ATGGGAATCTTTAAATTTTTCAGGAATGGTAATAGTGAGCCTAGAAATACTTATGAGAAGGCAACTTATGAAAGAGGACCTTTTATGATAACATGTCCTTTTTGCTTTAAAAAATTTAAATCAGATCATGTGGTATTTAGGGCTTCTCACTCGGAAAAGGGAGATCCTGAATATGAAAAGGTAGAGGATGAGCTTCTTAATAGATACTATAAAAAGATAGGAAAAGGAACTTTAGGACCAATGAATCCCGTTGTTAAGGGTCAAGCACTTCCTGAAAGAAATAAGACGAGAGTGGACAAAGTACTAGTTGAAATTAAGGATAAATACGATGCAAGTACAGATGAAAGATTATGTCCTTACTGTCACAATGATTTGCCTATAACTTCAGGAAGAGGACCTTCTAAAATTATATCCGTTATAGGTGCTTCCCAAGTAGGAAAATCTGTATATATGACAACTCTTCTTTATGTGCTTGAAAAGTATACTTGTGAAAGAATAGGTGCCTCTCTCATTGCAGGAAACTCCGGGTACAATGATGAGATAAGAGAAAATCAAGAGCGAATTTTTGAGAAAAATTTAATGCTCGATCCTACTCCAAAACAACATATAGAACCTTTAATAGAAAATTTAAAGTTTAAAGAAGATAAAATTCCACCGTTGACTCTGATTTTTTACGATATACCAGGTGAGGGTATGACAGATAAGACCTATATGGAAAATCATGCAGAACATATAAAAAATTCAGATGGAATAATATTTCTTGTAGATCCACTTCAAATGAGGACTTTGAGGAAAAAGTTAAGTATTGTAAATAGGGAAAAAGGTGACTTTACGGAAAAGTATCAGGAACCGAAGGATATAATAGTGTATTTGTTTGAAAACTTTATATCCAAGGAATCTAAAGAAAAAACGCATATACCTACGGCAGTAGTGGTTACTAAAAGTGATATGCTTGAGAATTTAAAGGATGAAGAATATATAGGAGAAAACAGTAATATATTTAAAAATTACAATCATGAAGGATTTTTTAATTTAAATGAATTTGAAAATATCGATGGTGAAGTTAGAAAGTTTTTATTAAAAGCTGATGCTCCATTTAAAGGTGCTGTGGATGCTTGCTTTAAAACTGCAGGTTATTTTGCAGTATCTTCCCTGGGTTCTAATTCCAATCATCTTGAAATAGATAGAAGCAGCAGTATAAATCCTATTAGAGTGGATGAGCCTTTTTTGTGGCTGCTTTATAAAATGAATTATCTGGATGGGGGAAGGAAATAG
- a CDS encoding iron ABC transporter permease produces MKFSRKKHFKLFFCICIVILFFSAVISAMLGSADISFKETLYVILSKVPIVGSLVSTIGISQNHILIILQIRLPRIITSALVGMGLSVVGASFQAIFKNPMADPYVLGVSSGAALGAAIGFMLQLDTLLLGSTAITMMAFVGSIATTVLVYNIARVKNKIPPTTLLLAGVSVSFLLSSIISIIMVFNRQQVEKIVFWTMGSVSAATYNQILMLIPFIFLGIIIILLFSRDLNIMLTGDDTAKSLGIEVENVKKIVLAVSSIIVAACVSISGVIGFVGLIIPHAVRMVFGPDHRVLLPFSLIIGAVFMIICDTVARTIAAPSEIPVGAVTALFGSPYFIYLLIKSKKRVI; encoded by the coding sequence ATGAAATTTTCCCGGAAAAAGCATTTTAAGTTGTTTTTTTGCATTTGCATAGTAATATTATTTTTTTCGGCAGTAATATCAGCTATGCTTGGCTCTGCAGACATATCCTTCAAGGAAACACTATATGTGATACTAAGTAAAGTACCTATTGTGGGAAGTTTAGTTTCTACAATAGGAATATCACAAAATCACATTCTCATAATATTACAGATACGTTTACCAAGGATAATAACTTCAGCATTAGTTGGAATGGGATTATCAGTAGTAGGTGCATCCTTTCAGGCAATATTTAAAAATCCAATGGCAGATCCTTACGTACTTGGAGTATCTTCAGGGGCTGCTCTTGGAGCTGCAATTGGATTTATGCTGCAGCTAGATACTTTGCTTTTAGGGTCTACAGCTATTACTATGATGGCTTTTGTAGGGTCTATTGCAACTACTGTTTTGGTTTATAACATAGCCAGGGTAAAAAACAAGATACCACCAACTACACTGCTTCTGGCAGGTGTTTCTGTGAGTTTCCTTTTATCTTCAATAATATCTATAATAATGGTATTTAACAGGCAGCAGGTTGAAAAAATTGTTTTTTGGACAATGGGAAGTGTTTCTGCAGCAACTTATAATCAAATATTGATGTTGATACCTTTCATATTCCTGGGTATAATTATAATACTTTTATTTTCAAGAGATCTAAATATAATGCTTACAGGGGATGATACTGCTAAAAGTTTAGGCATAGAAGTTGAAAATGTAAAAAAAATAGTACTTGCTGTTTCTTCAATAATTGTTGCAGCCTGTGTGTCTATAAGTGGTGTAATAGGATTTGTAGGACTGATAATTCCCCATGCAGTGCGTATGGTATTTGGACCTGATCATAGGGTGCTCTTGCCTTTCTCATTGATAATTGGAGCTGTGTTTATGATTATTTGTGACACGGTGGCGAGAACTATAGCTGCTCCTTCTGAAATACCTGTGGGCGCTGTAACTGCTTTATTTGGGTCTCCATATTTTATTTATCTTTTAATAAAATCTAAAAAGAGAGTGATATAA
- a CDS encoding M28 family peptidase, with the protein MKKIYIISVFIFILISSCFFSGCNNLFSNNKKQSTITNNTLNQSNEKLMMSNIKALAISNRWVGSDNEKKACEYIKNKLQSYGYKTQIQTFPMPTDYAPNGKSKLNNSQNIIAINNSNSNHNKKVVIICAHYDCDKTSVGANDNASGVSVVMECARLLKNVSSDYELKFIFFSGEEIGGLGSRQYIKNLSSDDKKNIKAVINIDSIAQKDGGKPCIFTVNGNNNFATMLLRKVPKYMVVKKMSKELSDYTIFDEAGIPSLCIGQVYDKNLKINGPKDTISLIDESKLKLVADIIINSF; encoded by the coding sequence ATGAAAAAAATATATATAATTTCAGTATTCATTTTTATACTAATAAGTTCTTGTTTTTTTTCGGGTTGTAATAATTTATTCTCTAATAATAAAAAGCAATCGACAATAACTAATAATACACTAAATCAATCAAATGAGAAATTAATGATGAGTAATATTAAAGCGTTAGCTATTAGCAACAGATGGGTTGGATCAGACAATGAAAAAAAAGCTTGTGAATACATAAAAAATAAACTTCAATCCTATGGATATAAAACACAAATACAAACATTTCCTATGCCTACTGATTACGCACCAAATGGTAAATCAAAATTAAACAACAGCCAAAATATAATAGCAATTAATAACAGTAACTCAAATCATAATAAGAAAGTTGTAATCATTTGTGCTCACTATGATTGTGATAAAACTTCTGTAGGAGCAAATGACAATGCTTCTGGAGTATCGGTAGTTATGGAGTGTGCTAGATTATTAAAAAATGTATCCAGTGATTATGAATTAAAATTTATTTTTTTTAGTGGTGAAGAAATAGGAGGATTAGGTTCTAGACAGTACATAAAAAATTTGTCATCTGATGATAAAAAAAACATAAAAGCAGTTATAAATATTGATTCAATAGCACAAAAAGACGGTGGCAAACCATGTATCTTTACTGTAAATGGAAATAATAATTTTGCTACTATGCTATTAAGAAAAGTTCCTAAGTATATGGTTGTAAAAAAAATGTCTAAAGAATTGAGCGATTATACTATATTTGATGAAGCCGGAATTCCATCATTATGTATAGGGCAGGTTTACGATAAAAATTTAAAAATAAATGGTCCAAAAGACACAATTTCACTTATAGATGAATCAAAACTTAAATTAGTTGCAGACATTATTATAAATTCTTTTTAG
- a CDS encoding GDSL-type esterase/lipase family protein, which produces MDEKTMEILRKPDMKGVREAILYKYIQRQKRNKLKSYKILNQSVKKGQILFVGSSLMEFFPINEMQQTLEKDCIIYNRGIAGFVTTELLASMNECIFELEPSKIFINIGTNDMNTPDYKKESLIENYDKILTQISEKLPNCKVYLMAYYPLNAKADFPGLDEEFKKSRFKTRTNTVIVEANKDVEKLAKKHNYKFINVNDGLMDEEGNLKEEFSIEGIHMWPNAYSVILENMKKYL; this is translated from the coding sequence ATGGATGAAAAAACTATGGAAATACTAAGAAAACCAGATATGAAGGGTGTACGTGAGGCTATATTATATAAGTATATACAGAGGCAAAAGAGAAACAAATTAAAAAGTTATAAGATACTTAATCAATCTGTTAAGAAAGGACAAATTTTGTTTGTTGGTTCTTCATTAATGGAATTTTTCCCAATTAATGAGATGCAGCAAACTTTAGAAAAAGATTGTATTATCTATAATCGTGGAATTGCGGGTTTTGTAACAACAGAATTATTAGCTTCTATGAACGAATGTATTTTTGAATTGGAACCATCAAAAATATTTATTAATATAGGAACAAATGATATGAATACACCAGATTATAAGAAAGAAAGTTTAATTGAGAACTATGATAAGATTTTAACTCAAATAAGTGAAAAGCTCCCCAATTGCAAAGTGTATTTAATGGCTTATTATCCATTGAATGCAAAAGCTGACTTTCCTGGATTAGATGAAGAATTTAAAAAAAGTAGATTTAAGACACGTACAAATACTGTTATTGTAGAAGCAAATAAAGATGTTGAAAAATTAGCTAAAAAACATAATTATAAATTTATTAATGTAAATGATGGATTAATGGATGAAGAAGGAAACTTGAAAGAAGAATTTTCAATAGAAGGTATACATATGTGGCCAAATGCGTATTCAGTTATTCTTGAAAATATGAAGAAATATTTATAG